The following are encoded in a window of Arvicanthis niloticus isolate mArvNil1 chromosome 1, mArvNil1.pat.X, whole genome shotgun sequence genomic DNA:
- the Ggn gene encoding gametogenetin isoform X1, which translates to MQTGAVQEQPEPWSPRRTRRLTGGSFFNHSPRPSSKMGNVQSEPSAGGGSRKEQASDRASDSRRTPLVEPEVTPSSPAMRLARGLGVWFPGSSGPPGLLIPSEPQASSSPLPLTLELPSPVTPPPEEAAAAAVSTPPPPPVGTLLPAPSKWRKPTGTAVPRIRGLLEASHRGQGDPPSLRPLPPLPRQLTEKDPVLRAPTTPPTPLEPRKQLPPAPSTCDPQPPSRRITLASSATSPTESQVRHSSEGQAAGGAHGGVPPQAGEGEMARSATSESGLSLLCKVTFKSGPHLSPTSASGPLAAKASLGTGGGGGLFASSGAISYAEVLKQGPQPPGASRPLGEVPRAAQETEGGDGDGEGCSGPPSVPAPLARALPPPPYTTFPGSKPKFDWVSPPDGNERHFRFNGAVGGIGAPRRRTTTLSGPWGSPPPRSGQTHPTSGPRRPTPALLAPPMFIFPAPNNGEPVRPVPPSPQQIPPLPPPPPTPPATPPPAPPPTPQPPALPRTPILVARPPTPGPGHLESALAPTPPSTLFPTAAADQAPAPTPAPVTSQVPATTTAELSPPMPQPKIRTRRNKGPRAARGVIREEGTSGDGPREPTAPVTDSSSGGGGGGSNGTSTAGASNKGTARHWPPFEVLNSCPCKCYCRHQRRHRRLPRNVSAWLSTPTNHLSEPPWVATVKLAGSLVAGLEHYDLQATHST; encoded by the exons ATGCAGACAGGGgcagttcaagaacagcctgagcCGTGGAGTCCCCGCAGAACCCGCCGACTGACTGGTGGAAGTTTTTTTAACCACAGTCCCCGACCTTCTTCAAAAATGGGGAACGTGCAGTCGGAGCCGTCCGCGGGCGGGGGTTCCCGAAAAGAACAGGCCTCAGACCGCGCCTCCGACTCCCGCAGGACGCCTCTGGTGGAGCCCGAGGTGACCCCCTCATCCCCTGCCATGCGCCTGGCTCGAGGTCTGGGCGTCTGGTTCCCTGGCAGTTCCGGGCCCCCGGGACTCCTGATACCCTCGGAGCCCCAGGCCTCATCCTCGCCCCTACCCCTGACCTTAGAACTGCCCTCGCCAGTGACACCCCCTCCAGAGGAGGCGGCTGCTGCGGCGGTCTCCACACCACCCCCGCCCCCCGTGGGGACCCTGCTGCCCGCGCCATCTAAGTGGCGAAAACCCACGGGCACTGCAGTGCCTCGGATCCGCGGTCTTCTGGAGGCGAGCCATCGTGGTCAGGGTGACCCTCCGAGCCTCCGCCCGCTGCCACCGCTGCCCCGGCAACTGACCGAAAAAGACCCGGTCCTGAGGGCCCCAACCACACCTCCGACACCCCTGGAACCTCGGAAACAACTACCGCCAGCACCGTCGACTTGCGACCCGCAGCCCCCGAGCCGCAGAATCACTCTGGCCTCGTCGGCCACAAGCCCTACAGAAAGCCAGGTCAGACACAGCAGCGAGGGTCAGGCAGCCGGGGGAGCCCACGGAGGGGTACCTCCCCAAGCCGGAGAGGGCGAAATGGCTCGGTCCGCTACTTCCGAGTCTGGCCTAAGTCTGCTGTGTAAAGTCACCTTCAAGTCGGGGCCCCATTTGTCTCCCACATCGGCCTCGGGTCCCTTAGCAGCCAAAGCTTCACTCGGGACCGGTGGTGGCGGAGGACTGTTTGCCTCTTCTGGGGCCATCTCTTATGCTGAGGTCCTGAAGCAAGGGCCCCAACCTCCTGGAGCCAGTCGTCCCTTGGGAGAGGTTCCTCGTGCAGCTCAGGAAACCGAGGGTGGTGACGGAGATGGCGAAGGGTGTTCTGGTCCCCCTTCGGTGCCTGCTCCCCTTGCCCGGGCTCTACCACCACCCCCTTACACCACCTTCCCAGGTTCAAAGCCCAAATTCGACTGGGTGAGCCCTCCTGATGGTAATGAACGGCACTTCCGATTCAATGGGGCTGTTGGGGGAATCGGGGCACCCCGACGGCGCACGACCACGCTCTCAGGGCCTTGGGGATCCCCTCCACCAAGGTCAGGTCAGACACATCCAACTTCAGGGCCACGGAGACCCACACCTGCCTTGTTGGCACCACCCATGTTCATCTTCCCAGCGCCAAACAATGGCGAGCCTGTTCGTCCAGTGCCTCCAAGTCCGCAGCAGATACCTcctctgccaccaccaccgcccacaCCACCAGCCACGCCACCACCGGCGCCGCCACCCACACCACAGCCACCAGCGCTCCCGAGGACGCCGATATTGGTGGCCCGTCCGCCTACTCCAGGCCCTGGCCACTTAGAATCAGCCTTGGCTCCCACCCCTCCCTCCACTTTATTCCCGACTGCAGCTGCCGACCAGGCCCCAGCCCCGACTCCAGCCCCAGTCACATCCCAAGTACCAGCAACCACAACCGCTGAGCTGTCACCGCCAATGCCCCAGCCCAAGATTCGTACACGCAGGAACAAAGGTCCCCGAGCGGCCCGGGGTGTTATCCGTGAAGAAGGGACTTCTGGAGACGGCCCTCGTGAACCGACGGCCCCGGTGACTGACAGCAGCAGTGGAGGGGGTGGCGGTGGTAGCAACGGAACCTCCACAGCTGGGGCCTCTAACAAGGGAACAGCAAGGCACTGGCCGCCTTTCGAGGTGCTTAATTCCTGTCCCTGCAAGTGCTACTGCCGCCATCAACGCCGTCACCGTCGTCTGCCACGCAACGTGTCTGCCTG GCTGAGTACACCCACCAACCACCTGAGTGAGCCACCTTGGGTGGCCACCGTCAAGCTGGCTGGCTCCCTAGTAGCTGGCCTGGAGCACTACGACTTGCAGGCCACCCATTCTACCTGA
- the Psmd8 gene encoding 26S proteasome non-ATPase regulatory subunit 8, which yields MFIKGRAARAPGGELRRSSRGRQKLAAVAPPPALGSTSRPHFRRETIARRCCRKSGRRLAASRKMAATAATVNGSTSVSSSGPAATSGGILQAAAGMYEQLKDEWNRKSPNLSKCGEELGRLKLVLLELNFLPTTGTKLTKQQLILARDILEIGAQWSILCKDIPSFERYMAQLKCYYFDYKEQLPESAYMHQLLGLNLLFLLSQNRVAEFHTELERLPAKDIQTNVYIKHPVSLEQYLMEGSYNKVFLAKGNIPAESYTFFIDILLDTIRDEIAGCIEKAYEKILFAEATRILFFSTPKKMTDYAKKRGWVLGPNSYYSFACQQHKPEDSTIPSTELAKQVIEYARQLEMIV from the exons ATGTTCATTAAGGGCCGGGCTGCGAGGGCGCCCGGAGGAGAGCTGCGGCGCTCCTCCCGCGGCAGGCAGAAGCTGGCTGCCGTAGCTCCGCCTCCAGCACTGGGCTCCACCTCCCGGCCTCACTTCCGCCGGGAGACCATCGCTCGGCGGTGCTGCCGTAAGTCAGGTCGGCGGCTTGCCGCATCACGAAAGATGGCGGCCACGGCGGCTACGGTGAACGGGTCGACCAGCGTCTCGAGCTCGGGGCCCGCGGCCACCTCGGGGGGCATCCTACAGGCAGCGGCGGGCATGTACGAGCAACTCAAGGATGAGTGGAACCGGAAGAGCCCGAATCTTAGTAAATGTGGAGAAGAGCTGGGCCGCCTGAAG TTGGTTCTGCTGGAGCTCAATTTCCTGCCAACCACGGGGACCAAACTGACTAAACAGCAGCTCATTCTGGCCC GGGACATTCTGGAGATCGGGGCCCAGTGGAGCATCCTATGCAAGGACATCCCCTCCTTCGAGCGCTATATGGCCCAGCTCAAATGCTACTACTTTGATTACAA GGAACAGCTTCCTGAGTCAGCCTACATGCACCAGCTCCTGGGCCTCAACCTCCTCTTCCTGCTATCTCAGAACCGAGTGGCGGAGTTCCACACAGAATTAGAACGATTGCCTGCCAAGGACATCCAGACCAACGTCTACATCAAACACCCTGTATCTCTCGAGCAG TACCTCATGGAGGGCAGCTACAACAAGGTGTTTCTGGCCAAGGGGAACATCCCCGCCGAAAGCTATACCTTCTTCATTGACATCCTGTTGGATACTATCAG GGATGAAATCGCAGGTTGCATTGAGAAGGCCTATGAGAAAATCCTGTTTGCCGAGGCTACCCGGATCCTCTTCTTCAGCACACCCAAAAAGATGACGGACTATGCCAAGAAG cGAGGTTGGGTGCTGGGCCCCAACAGCTACTACAGCTTTGCCTGCCAGCAGCACAAGCCAGAAGACAGCACCATCCCCTCCACTGAACTGGCCAAACAGGTCATCGAGTACGCCCGGCAGCTGGAGATGATTGTCTGA
- the Ggn gene encoding gametogenetin isoform X2 encodes MGNVQSEPSAGGGSRKEQASDRASDSRRTPLVEPEVTPSSPAMRLARGLGVWFPGSSGPPGLLIPSEPQASSSPLPLTLELPSPVTPPPEEAAAAAVSTPPPPPVGTLLPAPSKWRKPTGTAVPRIRGLLEASHRGQGDPPSLRPLPPLPRQLTEKDPVLRAPTTPPTPLEPRKQLPPAPSTCDPQPPSRRITLASSATSPTESQVRHSSEGQAAGGAHGGVPPQAGEGEMARSATSESGLSLLCKVTFKSGPHLSPTSASGPLAAKASLGTGGGGGLFASSGAISYAEVLKQGPQPPGASRPLGEVPRAAQETEGGDGDGEGCSGPPSVPAPLARALPPPPYTTFPGSKPKFDWVSPPDGNERHFRFNGAVGGIGAPRRRTTTLSGPWGSPPPRSGQTHPTSGPRRPTPALLAPPMFIFPAPNNGEPVRPVPPSPQQIPPLPPPPPTPPATPPPAPPPTPQPPALPRTPILVARPPTPGPGHLESALAPTPPSTLFPTAAADQAPAPTPAPVTSQVPATTTAELSPPMPQPKIRTRRNKGPRAARGVIREEGTSGDGPREPTAPVTDSSSGGGGGGSNGTSTAGASNKGTARHWPPFEVLNSCPCKCYCRHQRRHRRLPRNVSAWLSTPTNHLSEPPWVATVKLAGSLVAGLEHYDLQATHST; translated from the exons ATGGGGAACGTGCAGTCGGAGCCGTCCGCGGGCGGGGGTTCCCGAAAAGAACAGGCCTCAGACCGCGCCTCCGACTCCCGCAGGACGCCTCTGGTGGAGCCCGAGGTGACCCCCTCATCCCCTGCCATGCGCCTGGCTCGAGGTCTGGGCGTCTGGTTCCCTGGCAGTTCCGGGCCCCCGGGACTCCTGATACCCTCGGAGCCCCAGGCCTCATCCTCGCCCCTACCCCTGACCTTAGAACTGCCCTCGCCAGTGACACCCCCTCCAGAGGAGGCGGCTGCTGCGGCGGTCTCCACACCACCCCCGCCCCCCGTGGGGACCCTGCTGCCCGCGCCATCTAAGTGGCGAAAACCCACGGGCACTGCAGTGCCTCGGATCCGCGGTCTTCTGGAGGCGAGCCATCGTGGTCAGGGTGACCCTCCGAGCCTCCGCCCGCTGCCACCGCTGCCCCGGCAACTGACCGAAAAAGACCCGGTCCTGAGGGCCCCAACCACACCTCCGACACCCCTGGAACCTCGGAAACAACTACCGCCAGCACCGTCGACTTGCGACCCGCAGCCCCCGAGCCGCAGAATCACTCTGGCCTCGTCGGCCACAAGCCCTACAGAAAGCCAGGTCAGACACAGCAGCGAGGGTCAGGCAGCCGGGGGAGCCCACGGAGGGGTACCTCCCCAAGCCGGAGAGGGCGAAATGGCTCGGTCCGCTACTTCCGAGTCTGGCCTAAGTCTGCTGTGTAAAGTCACCTTCAAGTCGGGGCCCCATTTGTCTCCCACATCGGCCTCGGGTCCCTTAGCAGCCAAAGCTTCACTCGGGACCGGTGGTGGCGGAGGACTGTTTGCCTCTTCTGGGGCCATCTCTTATGCTGAGGTCCTGAAGCAAGGGCCCCAACCTCCTGGAGCCAGTCGTCCCTTGGGAGAGGTTCCTCGTGCAGCTCAGGAAACCGAGGGTGGTGACGGAGATGGCGAAGGGTGTTCTGGTCCCCCTTCGGTGCCTGCTCCCCTTGCCCGGGCTCTACCACCACCCCCTTACACCACCTTCCCAGGTTCAAAGCCCAAATTCGACTGGGTGAGCCCTCCTGATGGTAATGAACGGCACTTCCGATTCAATGGGGCTGTTGGGGGAATCGGGGCACCCCGACGGCGCACGACCACGCTCTCAGGGCCTTGGGGATCCCCTCCACCAAGGTCAGGTCAGACACATCCAACTTCAGGGCCACGGAGACCCACACCTGCCTTGTTGGCACCACCCATGTTCATCTTCCCAGCGCCAAACAATGGCGAGCCTGTTCGTCCAGTGCCTCCAAGTCCGCAGCAGATACCTcctctgccaccaccaccgcccacaCCACCAGCCACGCCACCACCGGCGCCGCCACCCACACCACAGCCACCAGCGCTCCCGAGGACGCCGATATTGGTGGCCCGTCCGCCTACTCCAGGCCCTGGCCACTTAGAATCAGCCTTGGCTCCCACCCCTCCCTCCACTTTATTCCCGACTGCAGCTGCCGACCAGGCCCCAGCCCCGACTCCAGCCCCAGTCACATCCCAAGTACCAGCAACCACAACCGCTGAGCTGTCACCGCCAATGCCCCAGCCCAAGATTCGTACACGCAGGAACAAAGGTCCCCGAGCGGCCCGGGGTGTTATCCGTGAAGAAGGGACTTCTGGAGACGGCCCTCGTGAACCGACGGCCCCGGTGACTGACAGCAGCAGTGGAGGGGGTGGCGGTGGTAGCAACGGAACCTCCACAGCTGGGGCCTCTAACAAGGGAACAGCAAGGCACTGGCCGCCTTTCGAGGTGCTTAATTCCTGTCCCTGCAAGTGCTACTGCCGCCATCAACGCCGTCACCGTCGTCTGCCACGCAACGTGTCTGCCTG GCTGAGTACACCCACCAACCACCTGAGTGAGCCACCTTGGGTGGCCACCGTCAAGCTGGCTGGCTCCCTAGTAGCTGGCCTGGAGCACTACGACTTGCAGGCCACCCATTCTACCTGA